Proteins from a single region of Leuconostoc gasicomitatum LMG 18811:
- a CDS encoding aldo/keto reductase yields MVYAADEQRYEKLPYRRVSDSGLILPAVSFGLWRNLGDQMPLENSKKVILKAFDNGIFSFDNASNYGPSNGTAEETFGQVFRSDLKPYRDELVITTKAGYHMWPGPLGEFSGKKTLTAALDLSLQRMGLDYVDIFYAHRWDPNTRLEETALALDLLVKQGKALYIGVSNYTAEQTEAIAKIFNTLGTPFIGNQVSYNMLNRTAEKDGLLEVLDKNHAGLIAYGPLAEGLLTDRYLEDIPNDYPIHRTNEFLFESGKTALIAKLNALNTIAMARGQKLSQMALAWLLKDERVPSVIIGASKINHLLDNLSFSDNMLFSDDELVRIQNILEK; encoded by the coding sequence ATGGTTTATGCAGCAGACGAACAACGTTATGAGAAGTTACCCTATCGCCGGGTAAGTGATTCTGGACTGATTTTACCGGCCGTATCTTTTGGATTGTGGCGTAATTTGGGCGACCAAATGCCACTTGAAAATTCTAAAAAAGTTATCTTAAAAGCATTTGATAATGGCATTTTTAGTTTCGATAATGCTTCTAATTACGGGCCAAGTAACGGGACAGCGGAAGAAACATTTGGGCAAGTTTTTCGAAGTGATTTAAAACCCTATCGCGATGAATTAGTCATAACAACTAAAGCTGGTTATCATATGTGGCCAGGGCCGTTAGGAGAATTTTCTGGCAAAAAAACGCTGACTGCTGCATTAGATCTCAGTCTACAACGTATGGGTCTTGATTATGTTGATATTTTTTATGCACACCGTTGGGATCCAAACACACGATTAGAAGAAACAGCGTTGGCTTTAGATTTGTTAGTTAAGCAAGGCAAAGCCTTGTATATCGGTGTTTCAAATTATACGGCAGAGCAAACTGAGGCTATTGCTAAAATATTTAATACGTTAGGGACCCCATTTATAGGTAATCAAGTATCATATAATATGTTGAATCGTACTGCTGAAAAAGATGGATTACTTGAAGTGTTAGATAAAAACCATGCTGGCTTAATTGCTTATGGACCGTTGGCAGAAGGATTACTGACGGATCGTTATTTGGAGGATATACCTAATGATTATCCAATTCATCGCACAAATGAGTTTTTATTTGAGTCTGGGAAAACTGCATTAATTGCCAAACTAAATGCATTAAATACAATTGCAATGGCGCGCGGCCAAAAATTGTCACAAATGGCACTTGCTTGGTTATTAAAAGATGAGCGTGTGCCGAGCGTTATAATTGGTGCTAGCAAGATTAATCATTTATTGGATAATTTATCATTTAGTGATAATATGCTATTTAGTGATGATGAGCTTGTGCGTATTCAAAATATTTTAGAAAAATAA
- a CDS encoding GDSL-type esterase/lipase family protein yields MKTINVKPFLSPEWSISDEMFVTTQFGACIEFKTTGVAKIQLNFKTSCQGVSFVVKINEEAWQTLPMIEQQLVLTIPTELSHIRIMLRAINSNSMALWQQKIILSTMLIDSGQVTQVSYNEPYVTFVGDSITAGEEMALDGNHPELSYPLLVAEALGKPLNRIAYGGTGLTASAPFQEPTAISALWQVADNIERQRVLTDLVIVNYGTNDFNYGATSDAFAFGLRIYLLELIKRFHSAKIILMIPFNGAFKDIYQTEVKRFDNFIIMATDNWIVPNLKVHPLSSEHKQIAEHILRGL; encoded by the coding sequence ATGAAAACTATTAACGTTAAGCCATTTCTTTCACCAGAATGGAGCATTTCTGATGAAATGTTTGTGACTACACAATTTGGGGCATGCATCGAATTTAAAACTACCGGTGTTGCAAAAATACAATTGAATTTTAAAACAAGTTGTCAGGGAGTATCTTTTGTTGTAAAAATTAATGAAGAAGCGTGGCAAACGTTACCAATGATAGAACAACAATTGGTATTGACAATACCAACTGAACTATCGCATATACGAATCATGCTACGTGCCATTAACTCTAATAGCATGGCGCTATGGCAGCAGAAAATTATCTTATCAACCATGTTAATTGATAGTGGTCAGGTAACACAAGTTTCGTATAATGAACCCTATGTCACATTTGTTGGGGACTCAATTACAGCTGGGGAGGAAATGGCTCTAGATGGTAATCATCCAGAGTTGAGTTATCCTTTATTAGTGGCCGAAGCACTAGGGAAGCCACTTAACCGCATTGCCTATGGTGGCACTGGATTAACAGCAAGTGCGCCATTTCAAGAACCTACAGCAATTTCTGCTTTATGGCAAGTGGCTGACAACATTGAACGTCAGCGTGTCTTAACAGATCTTGTTATTGTGAATTACGGGACTAACGATTTTAATTATGGTGCCACATCAGACGCTTTCGCATTTGGTTTGCGAATTTATTTATTAGAATTGATAAAACGCTTTCATTCTGCTAAAATAATTTTGATGATACCTTTTAATGGTGCGTTTAAAGATATTTATCAGACCGAAGTAAAACGATTTGATAATTTTATAATTATGGCAACAGATAATTGGATCGTGCCAAATCTGAAAGTACATCCATTAAGTAGTGAACATAAGCAAATTGCTGAGCATATTTTGAGAGGACTTTAA
- a CDS encoding ribose-phosphate diphosphokinase translates to MTTPEYQIFSLGSNPKLGNEIAKILGTKLSAIDTRQFADNEIYERIEQTVRGRDLYVIQGISDPVNDNFMKLMIFIDAARRASAKTINVVLPYFGYARADRKARSREPISARLIANMLESQGVKRVITMDLHADQVQGFFDIPVDHLLSMPALGHYFYENDLLGDDLVVVAPDHSSVGRARKFAELLHAEWAVVDRRVDNLAANKSYAVTGNVTGKRAILVDDIIDTGTSMVVASEALVAAGVTKIYAVAPHAVFSDQSTNRLVESAIQQVIITNTIEVPVAKQFNKLIQISVASPFAETIRRVNAFESIEDIMKSPDNLDVML, encoded by the coding sequence ATGACGACCCCTGAATATCAAATATTTAGCCTTGGCAGCAATCCAAAATTGGGCAATGAAATTGCTAAAATTTTGGGGACCAAATTATCTGCAATAGATACGCGCCAGTTTGCTGACAACGAAATTTACGAACGTATTGAACAAACTGTGCGAGGACGTGATTTATATGTGATTCAAGGTATTTCAGATCCAGTGAATGATAATTTTATGAAATTGATGATTTTTATTGACGCAGCAAGACGTGCGTCGGCAAAAACAATTAATGTTGTGTTACCTTATTTTGGTTATGCACGTGCGGATCGCAAGGCACGTTCACGAGAACCTATTTCGGCTCGTTTAATTGCTAATATGTTAGAATCTCAGGGCGTAAAACGTGTTATAACAATGGATCTCCATGCAGATCAGGTGCAAGGTTTCTTTGATATACCGGTGGATCATTTACTTTCTATGCCTGCATTAGGACACTATTTTTATGAAAATGATTTATTAGGAGACGATCTAGTTGTCGTTGCACCTGATCATTCTAGTGTTGGTCGTGCGCGTAAATTTGCTGAATTATTGCACGCAGAGTGGGCAGTTGTTGATCGTCGTGTTGATAATTTAGCAGCTAATAAGTCGTATGCTGTGACAGGTAATGTTACTGGTAAAAGAGCCATATTGGTGGATGATATTATTGATACTGGGACGAGTATGGTAGTTGCTAGTGAGGCTTTAGTTGCTGCAGGTGTTACAAAAATTTACGCTGTTGCACCACATGCTGTCTTTTCAGATCAATCAACCAATAGACTTGTTGAATCAGCTATTCAACAAGTCATTATAACAAATACTATTGAAGTACCAGTCGCCAAGCAATTTAATAAATTAATACAAATATCTGTGGCATCACCGTTTGCGGAAACTATTCGTCGCGTTAATGCATTTGAAAGTATAGAAGATATTATGAAGAGCCCAGATAACTTGGATGTGATGTTATGA
- a CDS encoding ATP-dependent RecD-like DNA helicase, translating into MAYQEQQLEKITGTLQNVIFASSDSYFKILSILIEESTLESWQEPEIIATGTFADVQEGSVYAFYGTVVRHPKYGQQLKVMRYENELPPDEEGLIKYFVSGQFSGIGQKTAEKIVDHLGLNAVNLILDDVHVLDGIIKEATAKKLVHSLQLNLGLERLFQVGNQFGIGADIAGRLYDQYGSEAQDILIQDPYRLVFEFDGISFKTADQIGQKSGIDHLDERRLQAAVYAAITTVSFQYGHTYLTRQQLLQSTAQLLRDEELKGALEQAITKLLATHILVADNDKLYTTALYDAETQVAHDLKRLLQAKQPFEMSVADIDAAFITPGQLELDRTQIAAVKAGLNAQVFLLTGGPGTGKTTIVRSIVATWQKILQKRAKYSDQAQDFLKMYSVKMASPTGRAAKRMTEVTGHDATTIHRLLGIADLGEPEFTADNPISGGLLIIDEASMLDIELTAKLLAAVPNGMKLIIVGDSDQLPSVGPGNVLADLVASGKMTHVELDTIYRQGRGSSITKLAQHIKNGQLPEDFMQNQPDRSTFMVSHDQTDMAIKQVVQAAIKKGYTQDDLQILTPIYKTTAGVNALNTMAQELFNPIKPAQKSLQFGTTIFRKGDKILQLENDSERDVYNGDMGKIIAVQYKNDKSNDDHEDRLLVDFDGKELSYPKKNLNQLSLAYATTVHKAQGNEFKLVIVALTTRFGLMLNRNLLYTGITRAKEALILVGEYEAFSRAAQTAVAYRATFLTERLKDEVVIQQKNSHDKKTERAILKNILTFELIQSDTIEPLIGLNGITPYDFMPN; encoded by the coding sequence ATGGCTTATCAAGAACAACAACTCGAAAAAATTACTGGTACGTTACAAAATGTTATATTTGCATCGTCTGATTCCTACTTTAAAATCTTGTCTATTCTGATTGAAGAATCAACGCTTGAAAGTTGGCAAGAGCCTGAAATTATTGCAACTGGCACATTTGCCGATGTGCAAGAGGGCAGTGTATACGCTTTTTATGGTACGGTTGTGCGGCACCCAAAATATGGACAGCAACTGAAAGTAATGCGCTATGAAAATGAATTACCTCCCGATGAAGAAGGGCTCATCAAATATTTTGTGAGTGGGCAATTTTCAGGTATTGGTCAAAAGACAGCTGAAAAAATTGTTGATCATTTGGGTTTAAATGCTGTTAATTTAATTTTGGATGATGTTCATGTATTGGATGGTATCATCAAGGAAGCTACTGCAAAAAAACTTGTCCATAGTTTGCAATTGAATTTGGGCTTAGAACGCTTATTTCAAGTTGGCAACCAATTTGGCATTGGTGCAGATATTGCCGGACGATTGTATGATCAATATGGTAGTGAGGCACAAGATATTTTGATTCAAGATCCTTATCGTTTGGTGTTTGAGTTTGATGGTATATCGTTTAAAACAGCAGATCAGATCGGACAAAAATCGGGCATTGATCATTTGGATGAAAGACGGTTACAGGCAGCAGTTTATGCTGCAATAACGACTGTTAGCTTTCAATATGGGCATACTTATTTAACGCGACAACAGCTACTGCAGTCAACGGCACAATTATTGCGTGATGAGGAACTAAAGGGTGCATTAGAACAGGCAATTACCAAACTATTGGCAACCCATATTTTAGTGGCTGACAATGATAAATTATATACAACAGCTTTGTATGATGCAGAAACACAAGTAGCCCATGACTTGAAACGTTTATTGCAGGCAAAGCAACCATTTGAGATGTCAGTTGCAGATATCGATGCGGCTTTTATCACGCCGGGCCAATTAGAACTCGATAGGACACAAATTGCGGCAGTTAAAGCAGGATTGAACGCACAAGTATTTTTGCTTACTGGTGGGCCTGGAACAGGAAAGACAACCATCGTTCGTTCAATTGTTGCAACATGGCAAAAAATTCTTCAAAAGCGTGCTAAATACTCTGATCAGGCACAGGATTTTTTGAAAATGTATTCAGTTAAAATGGCATCGCCAACTGGTCGAGCAGCCAAACGTATGACTGAAGTAACTGGACATGATGCAACAACAATACACCGTTTACTTGGTATTGCTGATTTAGGTGAACCAGAGTTTACGGCTGATAATCCAATTTCAGGCGGTCTGCTCATTATTGATGAGGCATCGATGTTGGATATTGAATTGACGGCTAAACTACTTGCCGCAGTGCCAAATGGTATGAAACTAATCATTGTTGGTGATTCAGATCAGTTGCCTTCAGTTGGGCCCGGTAATGTATTAGCGGATCTGGTCGCGAGTGGAAAAATGACTCATGTAGAGCTTGATACAATTTATCGACAAGGTAGAGGAAGCAGTATTACCAAGTTGGCACAACATATCAAAAATGGTCAGTTACCGGAAGATTTTATGCAAAATCAACCTGATAGATCAACGTTTATGGTGTCACATGATCAAACCGATATGGCAATTAAACAGGTGGTCCAAGCTGCTATAAAAAAGGGATATACTCAGGATGATTTACAAATTCTAACGCCGATTTATAAAACGACTGCTGGTGTTAATGCGTTGAATACAATGGCGCAAGAATTATTTAATCCAATCAAACCAGCTCAAAAATCTTTGCAATTTGGGACAACAATCTTCCGTAAAGGAGATAAAATTTTGCAATTAGAAAATGATAGTGAGCGTGACGTGTATAATGGGGATATGGGTAAAATTATTGCTGTGCAATATAAAAATGATAAAAGTAATGATGATCATGAGGATCGATTACTGGTTGATTTTGACGGAAAGGAATTATCTTATCCTAAGAAAAATTTAAATCAATTATCACTTGCTTATGCAACCACTGTACATAAGGCACAAGGCAATGAGTTTAAACTTGTAATTGTTGCCTTAACAACCCGATTTGGTTTGATGCTCAATCGAAACTTACTTTACACAGGTATTACGCGTGCAAAAGAAGCTTTAATTTTGGTTGGTGAATATGAAGCATTTAGTCGTGCTGCGCAAACTGCAGTCGCATATCGAGCAACTTTTCTAACAGAACGCTTGAAAGATGAAGTAGTCATTCAACAAAAAAATAGTCATGACAAAAAAACAGAGCGCGCCATTTTAAAAAATATATTAACATTTGAATTGATTCAGTCAGATACCATTGAGCCATTAATTGGATTAAATGGTATCACACCATATGATTTTATGCCAAATTAA
- a CDS encoding histidine phosphatase family protein has protein sequence MTKFYFVRHGQTEWNLERRFQGGQGDSNLLPSSYDDMAKVGKFLNHVDFARVFASPLKRARITAVNIVKHLNYHGRLSLRSNIAEVGLGKWEGELVANVTINYAESFKNYREDLDKFEGKEFEGEGYTKAEKRFVRFVKNIAKQYPNDNILIVSHGMALSFGINGLLEQPRMTIRQRGGLSNTSTTVLSTNDGQHFTVDDWNNTTYLNKKQSASTTI, from the coding sequence ATGACCAAATTTTATTTCGTCCGTCATGGACAAACTGAATGGAATCTTGAACGTCGTTTTCAAGGCGGGCAAGGTGATTCTAATTTATTACCATCGAGTTACGATGATATGGCAAAAGTCGGCAAGTTTCTTAACCATGTGGATTTTGCGCGTGTATTTGCTTCACCATTAAAACGTGCCCGAATCACTGCTGTTAATATTGTAAAGCACTTAAATTATCATGGACGTTTGTCATTGCGATCAAATATTGCTGAAGTTGGTCTTGGCAAATGGGAAGGTGAATTAGTAGCAAATGTCACCATTAATTACGCAGAGTCGTTCAAAAATTATCGTGAAGATTTAGATAAATTTGAAGGCAAAGAGTTTGAAGGCGAAGGTTACACAAAGGCTGAAAAACGTTTTGTCCGTTTCGTCAAAAATATTGCTAAGCAATATCCAAATGATAATATATTAATTGTCTCGCATGGTATGGCATTATCTTTTGGTATTAATGGCTTGCTTGAACAGCCACGGATGACTATTCGTCAAAGAGGCGGATTAAGTAACACGTCGACAACTGTTTTGTCCACTAATGACGGGCAACATTTTACAGTTGATGACTGGAATAATACAACATATTTGAATAAAAAGCAAAGTGCATCAACTACGATCTAA
- a CDS encoding cysteine desulfurase, whose product MAFNKIVTVPDDATYKLSDNIKKYTLGDLGFITNNAGVHVLHRALEPEKSLVNAIQLKISVNQELTGFKISTLSAGDVVRVNIFKNNNAEEMTKLYHFFMTELVARNVLEKI is encoded by the coding sequence ATGGCTTTTAACAAAATAGTAACGGTTCCGGATGATGCGACTTATAAATTAAGTGATAATATCAAAAAATATACACTGGGTGATCTTGGATTTATTACCAACAATGCTGGTGTGCATGTTTTGCATCGTGCTTTAGAACCAGAAAAATCATTAGTCAATGCGATTCAGTTAAAAATATCGGTTAACCAAGAATTGACTGGATTTAAAATAAGCACATTGTCTGCTGGTGATGTCGTTCGCGTTAATATATTTAAAAATAATAACGCAGAAGAAATGACTAAATTGTATCATTTCTTTATGACAGAGTTGGTGGCACGTAATGTGCTGGAAAAGATATAA
- a CDS encoding BMP family lipoprotein, with protein sequence MNKSTKIIIGVAAVAVVGVGIYAATTHKSSTATQANVAAKLGLVLDVGGVDDHSFNQSAWEGAKQYAKVNQLQAGQNKPVTYFTASDHSDLDQNFNLATKNKQYKIVYGIGYSLNQPITKSAKLNPKQKFVLVDDIVTNRPNVASVMFRSEQSSYLAGVAAATKAQKNNEKKIGFIGGIHGNIIDAFDAGFEAGVKATDSSLTVEKQYANSFTDSAKGKTIAAAMYASGIKTIFAAAGFVGNGAFSEAKAENSKLTADSKDRLYIIGVDRDQKSDGAYTSKDGKKATSTLASSITSVGDGVKNIAETYNKNKTFPGGKTIAYGLKENGVYLTDSELTAAEAAAVKKAQKAIINGTIKVPNHPKGSQFDQKF encoded by the coding sequence ATGAATAAATCAACTAAAATAATTATTGGTGTAGCCGCTGTAGCGGTTGTGGGTGTTGGCATTTATGCAGCAACGACACATAAATCAAGTACAGCAACTCAAGCGAATGTAGCAGCAAAACTCGGTTTAGTTTTGGATGTTGGTGGTGTCGATGACCACTCATTTAACCAGTCGGCTTGGGAGGGTGCTAAGCAGTATGCAAAGGTAAATCAATTGCAGGCTGGACAAAATAAACCTGTGACTTACTTTACTGCATCGGATCATTCAGATTTAGACCAAAATTTTAATTTAGCAACGAAAAATAAACAATATAAAATTGTTTATGGTATTGGTTATTCGTTAAACCAACCAATTACAAAATCAGCTAAACTAAATCCAAAACAAAAATTTGTTTTAGTTGATGATATTGTCACAAACCGTCCTAACGTTGCCTCAGTTATGTTTCGTTCAGAACAATCATCATATCTAGCCGGTGTCGCAGCAGCTACTAAAGCTCAAAAAAACAATGAGAAAAAAATTGGTTTCATTGGTGGCATTCATGGGAACATTATTGATGCGTTTGATGCAGGTTTTGAGGCAGGTGTTAAAGCAACCGATTCTTCGTTGACAGTTGAAAAGCAATACGCAAATTCATTTACTGATTCTGCTAAAGGAAAAACTATTGCTGCGGCGATGTATGCATCAGGAATTAAAACTATTTTTGCTGCAGCGGGATTTGTGGGCAATGGTGCATTTTCAGAAGCAAAAGCTGAAAATTCTAAGTTGACAGCTGATTCCAAAGATCGTCTATACATTATTGGCGTTGATCGTGACCAAAAATCAGATGGGGCGTATACATCAAAAGATGGTAAAAAGGCAACATCAACACTTGCTTCTTCAATTACTTCGGTTGGGGATGGTGTTAAAAATATTGCTGAGACGTACAATAAAAATAAAACTTTCCCTGGCGGTAAGACAATAGCTTATGGTTTGAAAGAAAATGGCGTTTATTTAACAGATTCAGAATTAACAGCAGCAGAAGCAGCGGCAGTTAAAAAAGCACAGAAGGCAATTATTAATGGCACAATAAAAGTTCCAAATCACCCAAAGGGATCACAATTTGACCAAAAATTTTAA